The Cottoperca gobio chromosome 5, fCotGob3.1, whole genome shotgun sequence region gaaagggtaggttagatatcggcctatagttggctaaaacctctggatcaagaccaggctttttaagaagtggttttattacagctactttaaaggattgtgatacgtagccagataatagagacaggttgatcatatttaataacgaggtgttaattaagggtaaaactttttaaacagtttagttggaatcgggtctaaaagacaggttgatggcttagacgatgagattgttgaagttagttggttaaggttgattggagtaaaacagtctagatatatttcaggagttacagatgtttttaaaattccaacagttgaagttaagttattaccaattgaggtcaggaggagattaattgtgtctctaataattataattttatggttaaagaagctcatgaagtcgtcactactgagagatataggaacagaaggctctgtagagctgtggctctctgtcagcctggctacagtgctgaaaagaaacctggggttgttcttattttcttctattaaggaagagtaataagctgctctggcattacggagagccttcttatacgttttaagatgatctaaccagactaaacgagattcttccaatttagtggaacgccatttactttcaagatttctcgacttttgttttagtttgcggatttgtaaattaagccatggagctttctttttctgttttatgatcttcttcttaagaggagcgacagagtcgagtgttattcgcagtgaggctgcagcgctatcaacaagatgattaatttgggagggactaaagttagcattggagtcctctgttatattgatattgagtcctggtattgaattaagtgctgatggaatcacttccttaaatttagtcacagcactttcagataaacatcgagcgtatgCCGGTAATGGGTTGACTGCTTATGTTATTAGCTGCTGTGAATAAACTCTGATTAATtacacccacacagtcctgatgaagcagatcagctgtgtgtttaaatgttgaaCTCTATATAAATAATGCATAACTTTACGCTTTTTAATTCTTGCTTGTTTAGTCCTGATTATTTCATGTTATAGAAAATACTTAAAGTATGAAGCCAAATTTTCAGGGGTTGTAATTCTCACTCGTACTGTTTCTTTTCAGAGTCGGGAGCTGGATACCCAGAGTAAAGTGTGTGAGCTACTGAAGTATCAAGGTGAGGAGAAGCTGCTGGCAGAGCTGAGCAGGTGGTCCGTTCCTCGCTTCCCCATCAGCGGTCACGACCTCAGAAGGATGGGGATCACGTCAGGCAAGGAGATAGGCACCACCTTACAGAAGCTTCGCGACATCTGGAAGAAAAGTGTTTATCAGATGGAGAAAGATGAACTCCTCAGTTACGTGAAGTTGTGAATGAGGAGAAAAGTGGACCATAATGGTCTGGACGCCTGCGTCTGTAATTGTGCTGCTCACAGGTATCGATTGAGCAGACAGCACATTGTTTGAGAAAGGACACACTCAACTCACACAGAGACGAGCACAGCTGCTGGTGCATGCTATTTCATTCTAAGTTAGCACAGTTGTTCTCCTGCTTCAACATAATAAAGAGACAACCTGCTCTCAGCATCACAGCTGGCACAATATGAGAAGATGTGTACTAGGAAATGACAGctgatttgatttaatattacAAAGCTCTGTGAATTCCTTTTGATAAACAGCTGTTAAACTGATGCTCTGTTACTATAGAAAAGTAATCATTTCATTGTTAAAACTATTGAAAAGCAGTgtttgctttccttttttttttttttctgaaaagaaaatgttctataaaaggtttttattgaAAAGATGTTGTGGTGATTCATTTTGTTTAGCTGCATACGCTGCAGAATACAaagctatatatttatatatcctccacttctgtgtgttttgatgcTGTTAGATGTGAGGCTGCCCCTCCCTCCTGCAAAGATGAGGAGATATAAAGCTCTCCTATCCTTTCCTAACACTCTCTACCTGGAGACCCTTACTTACTGCACATTCACCCACTAAACTCCAATTTTTCCCTaggaaaatatatgtttttaattagcCCACTTCAGTTGGATTTACCTGGAATGGTTTATTTGGGGTGACAGCATGGCTTGGTTCATtgtaaacatcagtaacatcactTTGGAGAGCACACTATATGGCGATGAGCCGCGAGATGAGCGCTTGGCTCAAGTGGAAATAGCTCTTCTgtccatcatcttcatcaccgCGGGGATCTTGAACTTCGGGCTGTTGTTGGTACTGTGGAAGCGGAGGAAGCAGTTTTCCAGGATGCGCGTCTTCGTTCTCCACCTGTGCGTCGCCGATCTGGTGGTCACATTCTTCCAAATTTGTCCCCAACTCATGTGGGACATCACTGACCGATTCGTCGGGCCAGACATATTGTGTCGCGCGGTGAAGTACTTTCAGGTGGTCGGGATGTTCGCCTCCACTTATATGATCGTAGTGATGACAATAGACCGATATCAAGCCATCTGCAAGCCCATGGTGACTTTCCAGAGGCGCAGGGCGCGCTGGAACGGCTCTGTGTGCGCCGCCTGGTGCGTCTCTCTCATCGGCAGCCTCCCGCAGATCTTCATCTTCTCCCGGGTCGAGGTCGCTCCCGGTGTGTACGACTGCTGGGGGCAGTTCATCAAGCCGTGGGGTCCGAGAGCCTACGTTACCTGGACGACTCTGGTGATATTCGTCCTACCCATCCTCATGGTGATCGTGTGCCAGGTGCGCATCTGTCGCACCGTGTACATTAACTTCCACATGAAGACGCACCACGTCGCAGAGGCGGCCAGTAAGCGGCTGTCGTCCAGGGCCAGCAGCGTGGCTGGGGTGTCCAAGGCGAGGGTGAAGACGGTGAAGATGACCGTGGTCCTCGTGCTCGCATACATCATCTGCTGGACGCCTTTCTTCACCGTGCAGCTCTGGTCCGTCTGGGACGCTGAGGCGCCCACTCAGAGTAAGATGACAGGGTTTGGGGTCTCAGAACATGAAAAACAGACACattacttgtttgtgtttttattattgttttttagcacaagaaaaatatacaaaacaaaacagtgatgTAATGTAGAAAAATAAAGGACCGGGTTCAAATGGTGGAAATGATGCTgcaacacatttgtgcacacacagtataaacGGCAGAGACACCACTATATTGAAAATCAAGAAGGAAAATagatatttaaaaactaaaccagcaacaatcaaaaacacaaaggagCAATAGACATAACAAAGAAAGGACTAAAAACATGTAGAGCCTATCTATATATTAGTCTT contains the following coding sequences:
- the avpr2b.1 gene encoding oxytocin receptor, which produces MAWFIVNISNITLESTLYGDEPRDERLAQVEIALLSIIFITAGILNFGLLLVLWKRRKQFSRMRVFVLHLCVADLVVTFFQICPQLMWDITDRFVGPDILCRAVKYFQVVGMFASTYMIVVMTIDRYQAICKPMVTFQRRRARWNGSVCAAWCVSLIGSLPQIFIFSRVEVAPGVYDCWGQFIKPWGPRAYVTWTTLVIFVLPILMVIVCQVRICRTVYINFHMKTHHVAEAASKRLSSRASSVAGVSKARVKTVKMTVVLVLAYIICWTPFFTVQLWSVWDAEAPTQTATFTILMLLASLNSCANPCIYLLFSGKLPKTLVALMCAGQSNLKESLQEETTMVTSLYISLKSLSESR